The Drosophila bipectinata strain 14024-0381.07 chromosome 3L, DbipHiC1v2, whole genome shotgun sequence region atttacaaaaatcggaaataataatacatttcGAAGGGAACGAAAGGAGCTGGTTCGATTGCGATAAGCTGCAAAGGAAGTTGGTTGGAAAAGGTCTGAAATCTGAGGTATCAGTAGGCAGTAGTAATCACtctagaaataaaattttaggttcacaaataaaataaaacaaaaaaaaaatgctagtATTTTACGTAGCTGCTACACTTATATTAGTCGCAATGGGATGTGATGAAATTCGCAGTCCTGGAACCCATCATTCCACAAATACCCCTGAAAAAGTGAAGTACTGTATAGATTGCCGACAACATTTTAAAGATGAATGTATAATTGGACAATCGGGATACAGTTGCGTAAATCGCCTAAAACCCAGCGGGTACAAGCCACTACACCGACTTCGGGATGCACCAATAAAAACGACCAACTTGAGTGTTTGCGTACCAGACGAAATAACCATAAGTGGTATGTTttataaatgaataatattattaatatattctaaAGTATTGAATTAACAGatatggaatttaaaatatGCTGTGTATGGTCACCATTATTGGGCTGCCAGCCTTTAGTTGAAACGCGTATACCGATTAGATGTCAAACTTGCATTGAAGCGGAGAAGATCTATAAGGATTTAAATGGGTGTCCTTGCATGAAACGAATTAAATTTATCCATCCAGAGAATGGAATCGGAAAACTAGATAGTACCATTGTTCCATTTTTAgtaatattttacattttaaatgccCTATGATATAAAAATTATGTACTCATGTTTCCAGCaaacaattaataaataattttaaaataaaagtattgGTTTTTTTCCAGCCTGCATTACGATGCCATTCAGAGATCCTTGCCTTTGTCCTCGGAGGAAAATAAGTGGCTAACAAGGCAACGGACAATGGCAGATGGAAATCACATCAAAGCCCTATGATGAGCAGCAATTATGCATAATTATGCCAAAGCACAATGCAATGCCGCGTTCCACATCCCACATACGACACGACACTTGCCACTATACTACATATAGACAATACATAGATATGTATTCTGTACTCACATGAACCAAATTTCAGGGGACACTTTTGTATGTCCATGGGAAAATCGGCCAGATTCATTGGGCAACCGGCTTTTATTGTCAGACGGCTGGAGTAGAGCACCCGTCCATTCTGATAGATCCGCACAAACTTATTTGGCGTGGTAATCGTGTGTAAATAGCTCTGCTTGCCATTGTAAAAGTACGTATCCGGCTTCCATATCCTTCCCAGCATCGAGATGCTCAGTGCCAGCGTATCCTGGGCGCCCTCGAACGCGAGACGTTTATCCACCCAGGATTGTCGAAAGTAACAGTCCATCGAGTAGGTCTGCAAAGGACAAGAAGGAGGAGGTGACAGAGATTTTGGCTCAcaataaattgaattgaaagtGGTGGAGAGATACTTACCATATCCATTTCGGATATTGGTCCCATGCTACGAACCATTATATCGACTTCCACTGTGGCGGGTGGtccttaaaatataattcaaaGCCAATTAAGTCAATGATTTAGAAAAGTCGGTCACTAGAAGTCACTACGAAAGCCCTGCCAAGTTATGAACAAAATGATATCTTTTGGGTTGAAGGCCAGGCTACCCAACTTTATAATCCTAGTACTCTAAACGTATCGGTTTTTGTTCAACTATGAATATTCATATGCCAGTCGCAGGCACtaaatgaaaatgttaaaTGCTCCTCTGTGTGAACAATGACACTTAAGCCGCTTGGCAGACGCTCCCAAACCGCCGGAATCTAAAAGCCATCCTCCCCATCCCCCCTATATCTAGCTTTTCTGCACTAATATGCAATTTTTCAGGCCCTAGAGCCCCGCCTACCTACTCGAACACCCCCTGGGTGCCAgggaatttttttgtattttgcctATGCGAACAGTTTTTAATGACTTTGCTGCTGAGCTCGCTTGGCAAACATGCGTCGCGTTCGCAGGATGCGGATGCGCATCACCACGTATCCTTTGAATCCTCTCCAGCCGGGTAACCGGATGACGATGGAGGATAGCGGATGGGGGAGTAACGCGCCCATTCTTAATGAAGTGTTAAAAACAATGTAATTTGGTCTTAAGCCCTAGGACgaatatatgtattatatatcTCACCACAGTAACCAAAATCGCGTTAAGTCTTCATCTCCTTCGCCATCCAATAAGTGAGTAAATGGCATTTTaaatgccaaaaatatttaaatttttattggttCAACCAATCTGAGAGTGCCACGAAATCGCATTGCCCACGCATTGCCAGTTCACCTTGATGTTTAAATGTTGTAGGTAAATATTTGTTGGCAATCACCACGTGAGGGCCATCATCGCCTTGGAGTCGTCTGTGAGTGATTTGTCTCCTGACAGCAATTTCCGCTTCACTTAATACTTCCCTTTGGCGGAAAATCTGCGAGCCTCTGATTACATCCCCTCCAAAAACGAGGCTTTCCATAAATGGCTCTTAACCATGTCTATATTTTCCACAATTCGCACCCGATTTTACAGCGAAATGATTTGTAAATGAATTATTCACAAATCTGCAACAAAAcctaggaacaaaatatttttcagattttttccaaaactttctagggggtccccttcaaaatccctaaaaatgcagaaaaccccaatatggcccacggaGATGGCCATAACATTTTCGAAATTGATCCGTCTCTTatgcggaataccttaaatgatttttagatggattcttcacaaatctgcatcaaaaacctggcaacaaaatatttttcagattttttccaaacttttctatggggtccccttcaaaatcgttaaaaatgcagaaaaaccgaatatggcccacagagatggccatatctttttcgatattgatccgattcctaagcggaataccttaaatgatttgaagATGGATTcttcacaaatctgcatcaaaacctggcaacaaaatatttttcagattttttccaaacttttctatggggtccccttcaaaatccctaaaaatgcagaaaaaccgaatatggcccacagagatggccatatctttttcgatattgatccgattcctaagcggaataccttaaatgatttgtggatggattcttcacaaatctgcatcaaaacctgggaacaaaatatttttcagattttttccaaacttttctatggggtccccttcaaaatccttaaaaatgcagaaaaccccaatatggcccacagagaTGGCCATAACTTTTTCgatattgatccgattcttatgcggaataccttaaatgatttgtagatggattctccacaaatctgcatcaaaacctgggaacaaaatatttttcagattttttccaaacttttctatggggtccccttcaaaatccttaaaaatgcagaaaaccccaatatggcccacagagaTGGCCATAACTTTTTCGATATTGATCCTATTCTTatgcggaataccttaaatgatttgtagatggattcttcacaaatctgcatcaaaacctgggaacaaaatatttttcagattttttccaAACTTTTCTATGGGGTCCGCTTCAAAATCCTTAAAAATGCAGAAAAccccaatatggcccacagagaTGGCCATAACTTTTTCgatattgatccgattcttatgcggaataccttaaatgatttttagatggattcttcacaaatctgcatcaaaaacctggcaacaaaatatttttcagattttttccaaaactttcttgggggtccccttcaaaatccttaaaaatgcagaaaaacccaatatggcccacagagaTGGCCTTAAAGAATCCTTAAAAGTGCAGAAAGcgccaatatggcccacagagGCGCATATATTCATTCAATGCGTACGCGGAATGCCTCACTCGATGGGTATATTAGTTTTGTATTAAGCTACATAAATTTTTtgtgcataaataaaataaagatactTACCACCGAATCCTGGCCGTACGCTATTATCATAACCACGCAACAAATTATCCAGCAATTCGGATATATTTGCGTGGTTGTTGTTCTGTGAGAGCCTGGAGGACGATGAGGTGTGCGACAGGGAGTCTATCTCGTCCAGGCGATAGGCATCGCCACGCCCCTTAATGCTGCTGGCCATCACCCATCCGGATCCGGATCCGGAACCCTGCCCTGGTCTGATGGACAAGTGCCAGGCATTTGTGTAAATGCAGAGCATTAAAACGCAGGAGCTAATCAAAAGTTTAAATATGCGCAAGTTTAAGCGTTGTCCTCGGTGCCAGGATTGTGGCCAGCTGCTCCTTTGGCTATCGCCCCCTTCGACCCTCTCCATCCACTGGTCGATGGGGTCAGTTGATGCATCGCCGGAGCCGGATACAACTGTTGTTGatgctgatgttgttgttgtgcacATATTGTTcggttttgtttgttgtttgtttgctggGAACTATTGTTTAGTCGTCTGATGGCCAAGTCTTTTGCTCCTGTTGTTGCTGGTCTAATCTGCACATCCGTTTGTCCAACATTTGTCGCTCCAACTGGCTCCTGGCtcccattttcattttcattctcaTTTTCATTGCCATACCCATTCCCATACCCAAGTCCACGCCCATACCCATTCGAATTGCCATTTCTAGAGCCATTTCTGCTGCTGACAGTGCTCCTCTTGGCCTTATCCTGGGCTGTGGCTATGGCTGTGTCTCtgtgtttgtttgcctttgctagtcgtatttattttcatttatgcACCGGAAGTTGCACTCGTATCCACGACAGCAGTCGTCTTCTTAATTTCTGAGATTCCTCTTTCTGGCAGGCATTAGTTCCGTTTGTCTTGGCCTTTCTGTTTGCCTGGCCGTTGAGTTTCTTTGGATTCTTTTAATTGCTAGAACTAGCTGCTTTGGCAGTTGGCAGTTTTTGATTGGCCAATTAGCCACTGGCATTATTCAGTTATGAGTTATATGTTTTGAGCTATTAAGATTGCAgagaatttatttaatttcacttAAAATCACAATTTATCTCGAATAATTCGTTCAGAAACtaggcgtatacgtaatattcgCTTACCAATGTAAAATTTACTTCCAAACTAATAGTAATTATTAGTTATTtgcttgaatattttttaatttgtctATTTTCACTCAATTGCactaatttttataaaattacaGATATCAGATTATAATACGAaacacatggcgtatacgttatattattaatttttcacaATCATGGtttgttgatattttttttaaccaatTTTTAATCAGATGTTAGAGTGGTTTTCACTTGGCGTATATGTAATTTTTCCCTTTTGAGCTAAagattattttcaaaatagaggaaaaccaaacattattttattttttaatattattaaattttttacgaCGTGTTTGATCTTTTAAGCATGTTTTATATTATGGTAACTAGATTATTTTGAAGATTTTAGTTCggagttttaattttttacatgTTTTACTTAAATACTTTAAACCAAGTCACTTTAAATTACACATTTAACGACTTTTTTCCACCTTTTCCTACAACCacacggcgtatacgtaatctTAACCACGGCAAAGATTAATGAGCCACTACTCTTtgcgaaaaaaacaaaagacagGAGCTTTAAAAGTGCGGTAACTTCATAACTTGGTTGAGTATTAATCTTGGCTGAACTTTGGCTTAATGATGGCAAATTATGAAGTGCAAATATGTATGCCGGGGAATCGGAATCCGATGCAGCTCTCGGGCCAAGCGATTCTTTAATGAAAAACGATGCTGAAAAGCTAAAGGCTTTGAGTGAATAATGCACCTAACGCCTGGACACCTAGCCAGCCTTGGGCAAGACAACATCTCattatgtgaaaaaaaaaaacccaagaaaaaaaaatcgggtGACCCCATAACTTAATTATATCTCACCCACTAACCTAATTTTATGCATGGCCAATGCCGGCATCCTGGCCAGCATGCCAGCCGGGCCATAACCACATCCGGATCGGCATCCGGATGCGATAACGGTTTTCGATACTTTCAAGTGGGCCCACAGCTCCTTGACTATTGCCTTCAAGTCGGCCGTCTGATATCGTTGGTGGAGCATCTCGTGCAACCAGCTGGTGGCAGCTGCAGCGTCAGCCTCGACGTCAATGCCTACTTGCCACTTGATTAGGCCTTAGTTGTCTTAGTTTGGTTTAGCTGGCCCTAGCTGGCTTAGCTAATTATGGCCTGGTTTGCTTCTCAGACTGTTTTCAAGGAAATTCGCATTATTTTAAGTCGATTTCATACGAACAAAAACCTGGAGACTCTAGTAgtttaaatcaataaattatttataactaAATACGAATATTATCCCTTAAAATTGTCTAATAAATCATTGATCTTTTTTTCATGAAATATCCACAAGTCTCTGATTTTCAATCCCATAGCCCTTGGCTTATAAATTCTGGTTTAGCCTCTGCCTTTTCCTTAACCGCCTTTTGTTAACTGCTGCGAACGGGTTAAATTAAACTGTGGGAATCCCCACATACACACGCTATCCTTCACACCCACAacaacacacacccacacacccacacactcttGCCTTTCTCGTAGGTTTTGCCAAAGGACATCTTGAGCACGTTCAACGCATTTTCTCATCAACGTCGAAATTGCACTCAATTTTTGAAGGCTGCTGAATGTCCTGTCTCCTTTCAGCTGCCTCTTTCCGGCTaaggaatatttatttttgtttttttttcgtcctttttttgGTGGTACTATTATACATTGTTAGGATGCAAGCAAGGCGTTGAGGTTACATCACGCAATTTGCCATGATTGATTGTCATTTGAtgaaagtttatatttttataatttttcaaaggtATCTTAATAATTCAAGGTGTGTTCTTAAGGTAGCTTTGTATAAATTTgactataaatttttattaaagtatGTAGAATCTACACCATTGCCAACATTTAAGAGAAGAGTACATATACCCATACCAACAGTCAAAAAGCGTCTCATATTTTGTTGATGTGCCAAACATCTGGTGTCTATTGGTGCATTATGGGATTTTCTTTCCATATTTTGAAACCCAGCATAAGAAATTTGCAGCAGGTGGTTTATATAGTAAATCGGAAGCAACTGCTGGCAttattatataccattttCTTGCTACTCCTTTTCCCAAATAACTGATGCGTCTCAACGATGCATATAAAATAGAGTCATTCTTTCAAGTCCATTCCATTTTGGCCGCAAGTTTTCTAGTTAACCTAAGTAGACTTAAAAtcgcaatttaattaaatgcaaagtCAAAAATTTTCGGTTCCGCATCTGCGGTCAGTTCATGGCCCCGGGCCAATGCAATTGTTCTAATTATTTTACTGCTGAGCGACAGGCACGTGCCTTCGTCCCAGTCTCCGGAATTCTGGCTCCCTTCTAGCCCCTGGCTTCACAGATCCCTAACGGACTCACGTTCGGCGGAAATGTTTACCGAACGGAGCTCTGGCGAGGATTAGGGAAGCGTGAAATGCAACTGAATCACTCTCTTCCCCGGCATTATAATGCACAAATGTTTGCACTTGTCTCTGCTAAGTGGGTTCCCTTGTTCAGTTTACAGATATCGAGGAAATGGGAGCTTTAAATCTATAATGATATTCTTGTAGaggcatttttgtttttagaggTAATTTGTAATTAACTTATGATTCTTGACCTTAATAAAAAGATATTTTTGATTCTCTAAGATTTCCTGGAAGTCAAACAATGACTACCCCTAATCTAAAAAGTCTATATTGGTTTTTAGTCATGTTTAATTTTCAAACATTCCATTTGGAATGTTGGGCCAGTTGTAGGCCCAACAAGGGCAGTTCTCGaggtaaacaaaaacatttcaaCTTACTTGCAAATTTAATGAACACAAATGCAGTGGGCTTAGTGGGTAGACCTCTACTACAACTACTGGTAACGAGAccatgtacaaaaaaaaaaaaaacacaaaaatgatggaaaatGGAAAGCCAAACGCAGCAGCAAAAGCAGTATTACCCCCGGCACTTTGTCCTCAGCAACCCCTCGGTTGAAATAATGACACACAGAAGACGCATCCGGAGGACGCTTAACTAAACTGGGTATGAGGACTGTAAAGGGGTGGCCCTGCCTCAACAGACGTGCCACAATCTTGACTTGTGGGTCAACCGACAAATCCCCAAACCAATTCAATAAGAGCAATAGAACGGCAATGGAAGGAAACGTTAGGCGGCTATATAGACAGGCTACCAAACGACCAACCAAAAAGAATCTAcccaaattcaattaatttaaatgcaagaatttatttacttttttcggGGTGAGCTTGTACCATATAGTATACTATGTATATAGGATCACTTTACAATGTAAATCTCGAGAGTGCGATGTCCATGTTGTTGCTGCATTTGCTGCTTTTGGGTGCCTTTGCATTTTTCTATTCGAGAGATGTTTTGTAACCTGAAGCGGCGCCAACGAACAAAATCTGAatctcaaaacaaaaaacagcagaaaaaaaagatgCAGAAAAAACTGAATGAAAAGCTGAGGACCTTTGAAAGGCACGAAAGCAGAAAACTTGCCTGAAAAAAATTGCTGAGACGCGTTAAGCTGCTTTTTCTACTTTCGGCCTCTAAAACTATGCGATAATGAATCTGGACAAATAATTTCTTGGTCAAGTTAGAGCCTTTCAAACCATACATTAGCATAAATGGgatcaaattttttaattatttttatactttcataaaaaagggaatttTATAAACTGTATTTAGAGGGCCTGGAGACACTGATTTTCAATCagttatttaaatattacaattttttttcaatcactgGTTGACCAGTATCCTCTGGTGAATTATTTTTTGCACTCGTCCTGCGTCCTGCGGCAATTTGGTTTTCATGGAAAATTTATGATTCTCTAATGCCCGTTTAAATCAGCgataattgcattttatttgcaCTTAATATAGCGCTATGATGTTGTAGTTGTAATTGTTGGAAATGTCATATTTTGTCAGATTTGTGGTTTTTATTCTGGCCCGTTTTATTGGCCCATTGCAGCTGACCACATTTCAattgattttcactttttttttttcgccagcGATTTTTAGCGAAAGTTTATTTAtcttatttataaaacaattTCGTTTTACAGATGTTATCTCAGTTTGTTGTTCAGCCAAGTTTCTACATAAATATTCTATTTGAAAATGGACATTCAAGCCGTGTTAATTAAGTTGATTTAGACAGTTTAATTGGCTTTCTATTTAGGGGACTGGGGGTGGGGGATAATTAGGATTTGACAGTTCAATTAGAGGCCGAATCTTTGAATTGAGTGGAGAGACAAACGATTTTATGTTTGCGCGAAAAACACAGATTTGTGGGCTTCTcgaaattacgtatacgccttAGTGGCTTTGTTGAACGattcttggccaaaaaaaccTTGGCATAATGGTTATACGGTATAAGTGATGTATTACATAactgaattttataaattattgtGTTTTCTTAGAGACTCGATTaattgattatataaatttaaaacaaatatttataaaactcttctatttatttattccatTTGTagaatttcaatttccaaaCACATTTCTTggttaaaatatatatgcaattttatgaaaactcttctattattttttttatttattgatttgtttagaattaattattttgtatcactatatttttggcaactcCGCATACTTAATTTCATCTGTATTTTTTCAGCCGTTGCTGGTGGAATTGTATCCAAAAAATACACACAAATCTCggcgaaaataaacaaactaaCAGTCCAACCAAGGCGAAAACAAACCGAATCGAACGAAACTGAAACGGGAAGTTGACGGATTCCCAGCGGCGGGCCAAGATACAAAGcgaagatacaaagatacgtCAAAACGCGCCAAGCGCGCAACGCAGACTGAACCGAAACGATATTGAGACCAGGCCAGAAGATTGAATTGTGCAGCGTTTTGGGGCAGCTTGGCTTGGGCGGTAGCTGGTGGGTGTTGTGGGGTGAAATGGGCCAGCATCATGTATGGGGCAGGACATGCAAAGGCGCAAAATCACTATAGCCTGCGGCACTGTCCTGACCTGCCATCCTGACAACCATTCCAACCCCCGGCAGAGAAATCCATTAACACAACCCAAAGTAGGGGACATTCTTTCATTCATAATTCCGACTTGCAATTTTGTTTACGTTACCGGATTCTACGCAGGCGCCTCGCCAAACTGCCACCTGTTGCACTTGCATGGACATTTTTTGGCAGGAAGGCGTTTGGCAGGGTGACTTCCCCCAAAATTTGACTGGCCTGTCAATCCAAATAAATGCCCccaaaatttttgattctaATGACTTAATTGGCCTTGCTTGACGTCTGGATTTTGGGCTATAAAAGCCTTGCACGACTGCtcaaaatggccaaaaagtcTCAGCCAAGATGACAAACTTACCGTTGTATCGACTGATTGTATTCAATCTTTTGGAAATCAATCTGAGGAGTGCAATGGTATTTCATTGCTGGTCGCCTAGGGGTGAGAATTTTTATACCCAGTGGGATTACACATATTAAATACACATTTTAGAGGCATATCCTTTGGCCAAATTGTTGTCGGAGAACAGTATTTATGCGCAATTCATTGACCTGCAACAGGACCCCGAGAACCTGGCCAACATACACAAGGACTACTTGGACAGTGAGTTGCCCAAGTTGGGTGTCTTTTTGGATTTGGGCTGCGAAATGGCAGAGTCAGTTACCAACCAGGTGGGTTTCTACAATCAATAGTTatgtctttttttatttaattatttatttggatATGTAGTCCAGTCGAGCTCGTCTTTATAATCAAAATCTTCACTGGCTGCTTTACGACGAGGCTGGTAATTTGACCAAACTAAGCCAACTTTTCCAGAATGCCAATCTCAGTCTGAACGCCGACGTAACCCATGCCAGTCGCCAGGAAGAGGCCCAGGACACTTTTGTTCTCCGCGATGTCTACAACAAGGGAAGCCACTTAGGCGGGCAGCTCAATGTCACCATCGACCGGAGTCTCCAGTGCAATCCAAGTCTCTGCCAGGTGAGGGATTACCTAAGTGATTTGCACCTGGGCTCTAGACTGCAGCATCGAACGGATTTATCGAACATTACCTTCCGTTTGGCTGCTTTGGTAATAAAATCTCTTTAATATGAAATGAGATTAATCTTATTTAGTGACTTAAAGGTCTCCGTGTTGCCCATTAACTCCAGTGAGGAGGCTCTCCTAGAGTTTCTTAACAGCGATAGAGACTCCCACATGGACTCCATTTCCCGTATTGGCTACAGACTTATCCTTCACTGTCAGGAGGTCTTGGGATTCAAGTgagttataaaaataaatcatggaattttttaaaattttaactaaaattaaaaattaaaacagaaTGCACTACATGTGGTGTGGCACTTGGAGTGTCCAGGATGCCTTTGGTGGAGCCATTGGAATGCTTGTCAATGAATCCGCTGAAATTTGTACTACTCCCTTTGTGCCATCCTGGAATCGACTCCACTATGTCCATCCCATGACGGAACAGGCTCAGTTCCGAGCCGTCTGCATGTTTCGGACCCCCCACAATGCCGGAATCAAGGCTGCCGTTTTCCTGGAGCCCTTCATGCCGAGTGTTTGGTTCGCTTTCATGGGTCTCTTGATGTTTGCCGGAGTTCTGTTGTGGCTGATCTTTCGTCTGGAGCGGCATTGGATGCAAAGGTGTCTGGAGTTTATGCCTTCGTTGCTTTCCAGTTGCCTGATCAGTTTTGGAGCGGCCTGCATTCAGGGTTCCTATTTGATGCCCAAGTCCGCCGGGGGACGATTAGCCTTCATAGCTGTGATGTTGACCTCTTTTCTCATGTACAACTATTACACATCCATTGTAGTGGCCATGCTGTTGGGATCCCCAGTCCGGTCCAATATTAAGACTATCCAGCAATTGGCGGATAGCTCCTTGGATGTGGGCTTCGATACAGTGCCCTTCACCAAGACTTATTTAGTGGTGAGGTTTCACttcatttaattgaaatcTTGGATCTAACTATACCTCACCATAGTCTTCACCT contains the following coding sequences:
- the Ir75c gene encoding ionotropic receptor 75a — its product is MTNLPLYRLIVFNLLEINLRSAMVFHCWSPREAYPLAKLLSENSIYAQFIDLQQDPENLANIHKDYLDSELPKLGVFLDLGCEMAESVTNQSSRARLYNQNLHWLLYDEAGNLTKLSQLFQNANLSLNADVTHASRQEEAQDTFVLRDVYNKGSHLGGQLNVTIDRSLQCNPSLCQVRDYLSDLHLGSRLQHRTDLSNITFRLAALVSVLPINSSEEALLEFLNSDRDSHMDSISRIGYRLILHCQEVLGFKMHYMWCGTWSVQDAFGGAIGMLVNESAEICTTPFVPSWNRLHYVHPMTEQAQFRAVCMFRTPHNAGIKAAVFLEPFMPSVWFAFMGLLMFAGVLLWLIFRLERHWMQRCLEFMPSLLSSCLISFGAACIQGSYLMPKSAGGRLAFIAVMLTSFLMYNYYTSIVVAMLLGSPVRSNIKTIQQLADSSLDVGFDTVPFTKTYLVSSPRPDIRSLYKQKVESKRDPNSVWLSPEEGVIRVRDQPGFVYTSEASFMYHFVEKHYLPREISDLNEIKLRPESAVYGMIHLNSTYRQLLTQLQVRMLETGITSKHSRFFSKTKLHTFSNSFVIQVGMEYAAPLFISLLVAYLLALMILLLELSWARWGRRTILNLKL